The following proteins are encoded in a genomic region of Nymphalis io chromosome 8, ilAglIoxx1.1, whole genome shotgun sequence:
- the LOC126770104 gene encoding dual specificity protein phosphatase 19 yields the protein MSFLNELKKQKERLRGTETVVTRADGVKYLGGSGTLVESKSPGFVVDTKPDDVPVLIVDYLYIGSQDCAVKCVLDKYNIKHVLSLGIDVDISFINHKFVHILDLPETDVRSSLVDCLPFLRNAVESKQNALIHCNAGVSRTSMVAIAYLMQYNFFDYEMAYNLVKGKRPAIQPNAGFKKQLLSMTPGQIIP from the coding sequence ATGAGTTTCTTGAATGAACTAAAGAAGCAAAAAGAACGATTAAGAGGAACGGAAACGGTAGTTACGCGCGCTGATGGTGTTAAGTATCTCGGAGGTTCTGGAACATTGGTGGAATCTAAGTCACCTGGATTCGTAGTTGATACTAAACCAGACGATGTGCCAGTACTCATTGTAGACTATCTATACATAGGTTCACAGGATTGTGCAGTGAAATGTGTAttagacaaatataatattaagcatgTCCTAAGTCTAGGGATAGATGtagatatttcttttataaaccaTAAGTTTGTTCATATTTTGGATCTTCCAGAAACAGACGTTAGGTCCTCTCTAGTTGATTGTTTGCCATTTTTAAGAAATGCTGTTGAGAGTAAGCAAAATGCGTTAATACATTGTAACGCTGGTGTATCTAGAACTTCGATGGTTGCCATTGCTTACttaatgcaatataatttttttgattatgAGATGGCTTACAATTTAGTAAAGGGGAAGAGACCAGCGATACAGCCAAACGCTggatttaaaaaacaactattGTCAATGACACCAGGCCAAATAATACCATAG